A portion of the Microlunatus phosphovorus NM-1 genome contains these proteins:
- a CDS encoding IS3 family transposase — MADDGIDVAVACRVLNVSRSGYYDWRGRPASAREQENTLLLKLIEEIHADEDMKTYGAPRVHAELVLGHDLQVNQKRVARLMRQAGIQGLYRRRRSWTTIRDPHAIPAKDLVNRRFTVDGPNRLWLTDITEHPTVEGKVYCAAVMDAWSRRVLGWSIDDNMRKELVVDALGMAVLRRNPMDVDNNTIMHSDHGSQFTSWAFSQKVYDAGLVPSMGSVGDCYDNAMMESFWERMQLELLDSQVWFTRDELANAMFRWIESWYNRRRRHSSIGMLSPIEFETRSTGSDRPG, encoded by the coding sequence ATGGCCGATGACGGGATTGATGTCGCGGTGGCTTGCCGGGTGCTGAATGTGTCGCGGTCGGGATACTACGACTGGCGCGGCCGGCCTGCATCGGCACGGGAACAGGAGAACACGCTGCTGTTGAAGCTGATCGAGGAGATCCATGCCGATGAGGACATGAAGACGTACGGGGCGCCGCGGGTGCACGCCGAGCTGGTCTTGGGGCACGACCTGCAGGTGAACCAGAAGCGGGTCGCCCGGCTGATGCGCCAGGCCGGCATCCAGGGCCTGTACCGGCGGCGTCGGTCGTGGACCACGATCCGGGACCCGCACGCCATCCCCGCCAAGGACCTCGTCAACCGCCGGTTCACGGTGGACGGTCCGAACCGGTTGTGGCTGACCGACATCACCGAGCACCCGACGGTGGAGGGCAAGGTGTACTGCGCCGCGGTCATGGACGCCTGGTCCCGCCGGGTCCTGGGCTGGTCCATCGACGACAACATGCGGAAGGAGCTCGTGGTCGACGCGCTCGGGATGGCGGTGCTGCGGCGCAACCCGATGGACGTCGACAATAACACGATCATGCATTCCGATCACGGGTCGCAATTCACATCGTGGGCATTCAGTCAGAAAGTCTATGATGCCGGGCTGGTGCCGTCGATGGGCAGTGTGGGCGACTGCTACGACAATGCGATGATGGAGTCCTTCTGGGAGAGAATGCAACTCGAGCTGCTCGATTCGCAGGTATGGTTCACCCGGGACGAGCTTGCCAACGCGATGTTTCGATGGATAGAATCATGGTATAATCGGAGACGTCGGCATTCGAGTATTGGAATGCTGTCGCCGATAGAGTTTGAAACCCGTTCCACAGGGTCAGACCGTCCGGGCTGA
- a CDS encoding reverse transcriptase family protein, translated as MRELELKMGYAPGSLDRLARIFDAGAGHSVIRISSGKSKTRHVVRPTVALDGMLKSLRRVLEAELGFEPMDCVHGCVRGRSILTNASMHLARPVVLRVDLKDFFDSISTSDISDAFKVLDVDDETAELLARCTTIHGRMRAGLSTSPLLANLVFNSTDRDLQEIAARLDLTYTRYVDDLVFSGETITDDTLATIAEQIVARGWTINARKTRFMRSGGAQYVTGLSVDVESGPHLPRRMKRFLRLEVHYATLHGFGSGSTGKRRLIGLINYAKCVEPWLGAELHDSIREAGLLVGRSESEDAFEDAEDFWDELGLRDEY; from the coding sequence GTGCGAGAGCTCGAATTGAAGATGGGATACGCTCCCGGGAGTCTCGATCGGCTGGCGCGAATTTTCGATGCCGGGGCCGGCCACTCCGTAATACGAATCTCGTCCGGAAAATCCAAGACCAGACACGTCGTGCGGCCAACTGTTGCACTTGACGGGATGCTGAAGTCGTTGAGAAGAGTCCTTGAGGCCGAGTTGGGTTTCGAACCTATGGACTGCGTGCACGGATGCGTGCGCGGGCGCAGCATACTGACTAATGCGAGCATGCATTTGGCGCGCCCCGTTGTGTTGCGGGTGGACCTAAAGGATTTTTTCGACTCTATATCTACCAGCGATATCAGCGATGCGTTTAAAGTTCTCGATGTCGACGATGAGACCGCTGAGCTGCTCGCGCGCTGTACAACAATTCACGGCCGAATGCGCGCCGGCTTGAGCACCAGCCCGCTCCTCGCCAATCTCGTATTCAATTCTACGGACCGCGACTTGCAGGAAATCGCGGCTCGGCTCGATCTGACTTACACGAGATATGTCGACGACTTGGTCTTTTCAGGAGAGACCATCACTGATGACACGCTGGCAACTATAGCCGAACAGATAGTGGCGCGGGGCTGGACGATAAACGCTCGGAAGACGAGGTTCATGCGATCCGGGGGGGCGCAGTACGTCACTGGCTTGTCGGTCGACGTGGAGAGCGGCCCACACCTGCCCAGACGAATGAAGCGGTTCCTGCGCCTGGAAGTGCACTATGCGACGCTTCACGGATTCGGCAGTGGTTCAACAGGTAAGCGCCGGCTGATTGGCCTAATCAACTACGCCAAGTGCGTCGAGCCGTGGTTGGGCGCAGAGCTCCATGACTCTATAAGAGAAGCGGGACTACTTGTAGGCCGAAGCGAGAGCGAAGACGCGTTCGAGGACGCAGAAGACTTCTGGGATGAGTTGGGCCTGCGGGACGAGTACTAG
- a CDS encoding transposase, with amino-acid sequence MPAPHPPEFRRRAVELARERSKPVAELAKDLGISESCLRRWMEQSETDAAGGSETALTSREKKELVELRRDKRRLEMEVEILKRAAAYFAQENVLPK; translated from the coding sequence GTGCCTGCTCCTCACCCGCCTGAGTTCCGCCGTCGTGCGGTCGAGCTTGCTCGTGAGCGGTCCAAGCCAGTTGCTGAGTTGGCGAAAGATCTGGGAATTTCCGAATCGTGTCTGCGTCGCTGGATGGAGCAGTCCGAGACCGACGCTGCCGGTGGTAGCGAGACGGCGTTGACCAGTCGGGAGAAGAAGGAGCTGGTCGAGCTGCGCCGGGATAAACGGCGCCTGGAGATGGAAGTCGAGATCTTGAAAAGGGCGGCCGCCTATTTTGCCCAGGAGAATGTTCTCCCAAAATAG